The DNA region AGATGGTGTTTGCTAAAGGAGATCCAGGTATCGCTGCTTTGTACGATAAGCTTCTTGTCTCAGAGGAGCTATGGCCTTTTGGTGACAGACTCAGAGCTAACTTCGAAGAAACCAAGAAACTCGTCCTCCAGgttagaccaaaaaaaacagagctttcttgattttcttgattGGTGACAAAACTCAGAACTAATCGCGTTTCTTGTTTTGCAGACTGCTGGACACAAGGATCTACTTGAAGGAGACCCTTACTTGAAACAGAGACTGAGACTTCGTAACTCTTACATCACCACACTCAATGTCTGCCAAGCTTACACGCTGAAGAGGATCCGTGACCCGAGCTACAATGTGACTCTACGGCCTCACATCTCCAAGGAGATTGCTGAATCCAGCAAAGAACTCATCGAGCTTAACCCGACGAGCGAGTACGCGCCTGGACTCGAAGATACACTCATCTTGACCATGAAGGGTGTCGCTGCTGGTCTACAGAACACCGGTTGAGTTAAAAAACAGAGATGAGCCTCTCTGTTTCTCCACAGTCCGCTTCTTTTTATCTACTGAttcgaaaataataaattatgcgGTTGGTTTGTATGTGAATCCACCGTCAAAATGTTGATCTTTGTGTACGATTTACTCTTTTGAGATCATGAACacatgctctgttttttttctctcgaATGTATCAAAACAGAGCAAGGGAatcttttcttgtttgtttgtcttttaCTTAACCATCCTCTTTGTCGTTACTTGTTGCTAtttgatttcggtttggtttgttcTAAACCGGATAGTAAGAAATAATCTTTGGTTTAGTTTCGCAGCATATACACTTGCGTTCGTCTCGACTCGGTTACATTCCTGTCGGCTGAGTATGTGCGTGTGGTCCCGAGAAACGGCAGACATGTTTGAGAAAAGAAATCGTTGAAGAAGGAAAGTGGTGCGAAGAAAACGACACGGTGTCTGGATGTTTGGCTATAGACACGCCTTGCATTTTTTCGATTCGGTAACGTCCCAACGGTTCTATTTATTGTGGGGAATTTATTATAGTGTACATGTACGGTATACCTGTTTCTTTTTCACTAAAACGTACTTTATGCGTAATTAAATAACTCACAAAGGTCAAAAAGTCCACACTCGAAAAGTCGGTGTTTGTTAACCACGCGCCGCCACGGGTTACATTGGCTTTTTGTGATATTTTAAAGAAGACGACGAAAGATTATATTAtccacaaaagaaaacataaacaaaaggATATATACGTGTCAGTGGACGACGAATACAAGGCACCGACTAGAGCCGGCGCAGTATAGCACCAGCCAACCACCGTAAAGACCATAACCTTCcaacttttttcattttttaaataatttgggtGTTGGTTAATGGTTATCTTTATTTTTGGGCGTTATATTCATAATTATCTTCCCTTTACAATAacttattagttaaaaattaattttaaaagaactTTGTATGggattctcttttcttttcatccCTTAAAAAGAGGGCAACTAACACATAAGAACAAAAGCATTAGCTAAAGTCGCTTGCATTAACAAACTAAATCATTCTCTAATTAATCCGTATCTCCTTTTTGTAGTTGGTAACGactaaagtatttttttttaaatcatcttTAAAATCAATCACCTATCTCCCTTTTCTTTGGTTGAAAATTTACAGTAACAGTCAAATatagtatttattatttaatgataaatataaaactataaccAAATTCTTTTTGTTGGGGAACAACTATATCCAAATTCATTTTTGTCATTTAAATAGATAAATACACATTCAGTAATCTCACATTTTCCCACAAATTTTTCAAATGTACTTATACATGAATTTGAGTTGGATGTACGAAAATAAATAGCATTAATTTTGAGgaaatgaataaaattatatatttttattgatgaAAATGTTGTGAAAAAAAGGAGAAATGAAATGACAAGTTTCACTAAGCTCTAAGAGTAACAAAGGGGAAAAAATGAAGAATCCAAATCATCCTCTGTTTGCccattttagtaaataaaaccCCTTCTTCACTCACATACAGACTTCTCTTATGTACACAGAGTAATATCCAACCAGTAAACATCTCTCAATATACCTAAACAAGTGAAGCTGAAGAAGGAGCCTATGCCAATCTCAATCTGCAGAGAAAAAtgaatggaagaagaagaagaagaacacagACAGAGAGACAGATCACAGGGCATTGAAGAGGAGGGGAATGAATGAACAAATCATAAAGAGCTGATAACTCTACACTAATGAGGTTCCCTGGTAATGAACTTAAGTGGGATTATTGAGGGGTAAATGAGTGTATTAACTAACTGCTATAGTGTCTCACTGAGTACTCCAACACTTCTTTGCTTGGACAGACTATCTCCTTTACACGAGTACCGTTCTTGTATATCTTTACTGTCGGTACAACCCTCACGTTCTCTGCGTTACCTATAGACGGACATTTATCTATGTCCACctaaccaattaaaaaaaaggtaGAGATTAGTGGTCATTCACTTCCTATGTTATTATGAATTAAAGAGACATGTGACAATACCTTGAGGAAGTGTATAGAAGGATAACGAGTACATAGCGAGTCCACAAACGGAGACAACTGCTTGCACTGATGATCAGAGGCCGTCGAGAAATGAATTACCGAAACTCCCGGTAGGTTCATGGCAGCTTTAAACTGTTCACGGCTGTAAACTTCCTCAACTTCACCACCAAACTCCATATTCAAAACTTCTTCTCCGCGAGACTTCTTCAACGCGACTTGAGCGTGGAACAAAGATTCAGCTACTTCCTTATCATGAGGCAGTTCCTTCCTCAAGGCTTCGTAATCACTCACTGCAGCCGCCCATCTCTCCATCTACACTTCAAACAGAGAAACCTTAAGCAACCAGCTTACTACAACAAGTTATAAGTTGATAGTGTGTTACCTTGCTATATGAGGCAGCTCTACGGAGAAGTGGCTTTGTGTAACGTGGTTGAAAACGCAGCGCTTGGTTACAATCTTCGATAGAGCGTTCCCACATTCGAAGTTTGAACCAACAAGCCGCTCGGTTACAATACAGAATAGCGTTGCAGGGATCAAGCCTAAGGCCTTCTGCGTAAGCTGAGCTTGCTTCCGTGTATCTTTCTGATTTGTACAGATCGTTACCACGAACACGAGCCCTAGCAACCAATGTAACAGTATTCTGTAACGTGGCGACTTCGTTGCTTCGTGGATCTATTTGGCTAGCTTTATCAGCAGCCATAACTGCATTTTCAAACCTGCaagacatcatcatcatctgctcTTTAACCCTTTTTATATTAACTgataatagttttatttaacattttggTTTCTTGAATCTCTCACCTTCCTAAAGCCATCTCGACTTGAGCTTTGACATAATACGTATAAGCTTCACAGGACATACCAGAGAACCGAGTCTGAGAACAAGATGCTGGAAACGGCTCTACTTTGGGAGCTTCTAATAGCTTTGATTGGGCCGCATCAAGCCGGTGAAGTTTCAATAGTGCTTCTACTTTACACATACCTAGCTGCATTTTATCAAGACACAACATTTGATTCCGGTTCTGACTCTATGTATCCGAGATAAGTTGAGTTCATACCTGAGGAGAAAAGTCTGCTCCAGAGACAATAGCTGCATCTACTTCCATCAAAGCAGCTTTCCAATCACCTACCCTTCTCGCATCAGCGCATTTGCTCATATGTTTCTCAACAGCTTCAAGCTTTTGCAACTCCATAGGATCTGATGGCTTCCCAAGGAAACAAAGATGCTTCCTTCCACTATCAACCTGCCCTAATCTGCAACCAAGTAAATTCAGACAAACATTGAAACAATGTTCAAGAAAATCACTAGacgttattattttttaaaagtgcGCCtagactgatttttttttttttaaattatctatAAAACGATATTTAGAACACTGCAAGTTTGAAGTTTTCAGACAACATAAAAAAGGCAAAGAGATTTGTCTCCTCAATGCACCAAGAAACTAACCTAATAAGCAACGAGGCCAAACGTTGATGAGCTCTTCCATAGTTAGGATCCAATCTCAAAGCCTCCTCACACTCCTTCACAGCTTCACCGACACGACCCAAACCCGTCAACGCGGCGGCGCGATTGCTCCGGTAAGCAGCGTTCGCCGGCGATAAAGCTATCGCCCTATCGTACAGCTTCAACGCCTCGCCGAACAAACCTTTCCTATACATCTCGTTCCCCACTCTCTTCACCTCCTCCGCGTCCGAACCAAGAACCGCTTTCTTCCACACCGTCTCGCCGCTTCTGCTAGTCACCGGAGCGACGGTTTTCGCCGGAGATACGCCGCTGCTTCCTCCTCCGCCGCGCATTATGCTGCCGTGGCCGTAAGTCCCCGTGCCGGATCCGAGAACGTCGCTCCTGGACCGGCTCTGCGTCATTCCGGTGAGTTGGATCTTCCCGGAGGGGCAGATGTTTCCGGTGGGAAGCACATTCGACGACGGGGAAGTGGCGGAGGAGGTCGAGTTCGATGTGACCGAGTCGGATCTGGTTTGGTTCCCGCTGCTCGAACCGGATTGAGTACTACTACTACCACCGCGAACCGAACCGGATCTTGAGATAACCGGGGGATGTTGTTGTCTAGTTAGAGATCCGGAGGAGCTAGAGCTGCTGCTgcttgttgttgtggttgtggTGAGTCCACGTGGCTGAGAGCGAAGCGGAGAAACCGGTGAACCGAGATCTAGCTCGCGGAAATCCGGTTTGTTGATCTCTGAGGTGGTTAATGAATCACGGGGAGGGACCGGTTTACCTGACGGtgacattttcttttatttttatttattaagaaaCAAACAGTGAGTAAAAAAACTAACGGAGGTTTTCTTGGTGTTAGTGATTGAGAGCAATGAGCCGTCAATGGAAACGGCGAAGAAGTGAGAAGAAGGAGACGAAGGGAGGAGGATTGGATACTCTGAACAAAGGCATGGAAGGAGAaagtgaaagagagagagatggagatggGGATCTTGTGATTTAAAAGGGTGAAGCAAAGAATGAATGTGAGtgcctagagagagagagaagagagaaggttcacagaagaagagaagagtgaaGATGGAGAAGCAGACcgaatattatatattaatttatttcatttgacaaggaaaataaattgattattgtaaaaaaatCGGAAAGCAAAagtattattaaatttaaatttgacagGACCTTTTATTAACGAACCCTTTAAATTATGGATAAGCAGAAAtagcatgtatatatttttgcttttaaatcatctttaattaataataatctaaattttgtaactttttcaAGATTTGTTTGAGTAAAAGTAACTTTCTCTGCGAGTTTTTTAACTATAAGATGAATAGAAAATTTCGGAAATAACTATATACTAAATGTACAAAATAACACTTCTTCTTCACCTGCTGCTTCACGAGACatgtttatttttactttagtCTTTCTATTTTTTCGCTTTATCGTTTAAtcagaaaatttattttataatatatcttgtcttattatataaatatatgataattatgTATATTGTAGATAAGTATACTTACAAAATCTGCTTACTTCGATACtgtttgatttttctttgtaCTTTGACGCTTACATTACAGAAAGCCCACTCGCGCTTATGGGGAATGATGTCTACGCTCTTAGACAATCTATTGTGTGATGTCCTAAAAAGACAATATATGAAGAgcaacttttatatattttggcaTAAACGCTTTTGGTTACTTCTTGTTAAGTGAATTTGAAATTGATTATAGCAAGTAGAGAAAATTATGTGTTTAATACATTTTACCACTACGTACTTTCTCGTAGTAATAGGCTTCTTAActgcttcttgtttttttttcacaataAAACAATTATTGTATACTTAATACTATTTGTATATTGGATGAATAAGTTCAATGTATTAGCGACTAAATGAAAATAGAGAGTATGTCGTACAAGTCACACGCACATAAATACACTTTAAGGTTCCTTgcaagagcatctccaacccatctCTTAGAAGATAATACCACTGATAACACAAAATCCGATAACATGTTTAATTGTTCAAAGTCAGTCAAGTTAAACAACTTTTTACTGACTAGTTCGCATAAGTTCATTGTATTAgcaatgaaataaaaataagtctCTCGCACAGAAAAATCCACTTAAGATTATTTGTTGGCAAAATATATATCTTCCTCCCAatagagtatttttttttctcaaatagGCGAACTAGAGCACGAAAAtgaaaaattctataaaaacgAATACTACCCAATACATTAAAACTCATTACCAACTGATACATAAAAAGTGTTTAGAATTCTCAcacataaaaagaaaattaatcagCTCTGAACAAAATGTTGGCCACTGGGTAATCAGTTAATCAGACGCATTTATAATTAGTAGTTCCTTGCTCtcaattcttatatattttgattcattttattttgtaaatagtgttaataaaattatttccggagtttgatcaaaaaaaaaaattatttccgGAGAAAGTTAACAAGTATGATAGGTTTGGGTATGATAGCAAATCAGTAATCACATCAGTGTAATAAGTTACCTCGTAGTTTGCAAGGATCTCTATGGCTTCTTTCGCACGAGATTTATTTCTTCTGGTTTCTTCGTTCCCTTTCTTTATTCTATCTTTAACGCACTTTCGTATACCCAATTATACGCTTACATTTACATGTACACCCAAACGTAAACATCGCATCTAATTAATACGATTACATGTCGATCCGAATGTTATATCAGAATTTGAAGTAAACTTAATACCTTCATCTTATACAGCTAGTTTTAAAAGATTAAATCAAAAACTAAAGTTTTAAAAGTTCTACTATCCAAACGACAATAATATAAGATGTGATTTGTCCAACACCAACATATACACCTTCTTAAcatttgcaccaaaaaaaaaaaaaacatatatacaccTATAGAAATCAGAAAAATAATAGCATACTTTGTGACAAAGATATATGCAGCTATATGTAATCATTGCAAATTTTCAACAGCTGGAAACAGATTCTGTTATTAACATATGAGCTTCCACTTTTTATATTCGACCATTTATGTCAAAGTAATTGAAGATCGAACCATTAAAGTGTGTGGTGCGTATATAGACATATATGTGTCTGTcaataaacaaaagcaaaacgTTTGAGTCGATTATACGTATGCCAAAGTATACCTTAGTTGATAATGGAGCCGTTAGAGTATTTTCACTggaataatatttgaaaatatgggTTTAAACAAGTTAATGAAGTATTTTAATAGAACGTAGTCATATAGttgaattataatatttaaaggAAATCTGAAACAATTGGAAAATAACAAAACGTTTCCATGAGTTTTCATGAAACAgtcaaatgataatatattttggttctattcattttctttctttcttttaatcTTGAGATACTTTTTCAGAACCTTCCATCAAAAATGTTTTTgcaagttatattttttttaatgagatTGGTACAGTGGGGTTTGGTATACTGACATTtgcatattttatatgttttatcaaaaaaattgttttacaaCAAGAAATTATTGAACGTACGTAGAATTTTATGTCATCATCCTCCCGTCTCCAAAAAATGTTTACGGCATGAactacaaatttttaaaaaactatgaTTTAATCATATATAATCCCCAGTGTATATGTATTTCTGCATAacattttgtgtgtgttttacatAAGGGTTTCCGtacttaatattttgtttacgcATATAATATTCGGAAATCTTGTGTTATACTTCATATGCTTCGAACTACACGTTTTAATGTGCGTATACTTTGAAAATATGCCATCATGTATAAAATTGATGGTGGTTACGTTTGGAACAAGTTAGGTTGTTTAAAGAACATGAAAAGAAAAAGCTAATTAAAACTTAATTCAAAAGCCtcttttctatatattatttaatctCGTTGACAACTGGGATCTCCGACTCACAAGTTCTCAATAGTGATAAACATGAATCTTGATGTCATCTTTtcattaaaaagatacatttgcATAATACGtcaaactaaattttatattgattaatGTATTATGAATAATTCATTAGCTGCTGCATACTTGGCTAGGACATACGGCTTGATTAAACATAGTTTACCATACCAGTAATCTGTCGTCCAAAATTAATGGACTGGTGGTGAACTTATTGAATAACGACTTTATAGGAATGGAGAAAGATGCTTTCTATATATCTTTATTGGTTGTACTCAGAGAAAGTGTTCTATGAATCTTGAATCCAGCTTAGAGATTTCATTTAAATGCAAGTGTCCTATAAATCTTGAATTGTTCATTGTCTATAGCTGTTATGGCTATGAATCATGACAACTAAAATAGAGGTAGTGTTCAATCTACGCTCTTTTTAATTCTTAAAAAGGGAATTTGAAAAGCAAAATTAATATGggttaatttattttgattattacAACTATATATGTCCAAAGATCATATTAATTCGCCatgatttcaaattataaacATCTTGTTGGTTTTATATGGCTTAAGTCAAAACCTATGGTGTGTTTTTGTTGTCTTTTGACAAACGTGGAGTGTTTACATTTTCAAAATCTCTTCGTGATTGATCTGGACTGGACTATATCACATTCCACTCGCTTCTACATCATCGGTCAAACAAGATTGACTCCACTCTGGTCGGATCGCATTTGTAAATGATCTATATTTGGAGAGAACGCAATAACACATGCTACAACAAGCCTTGTTACTCGTCTCTTTCCCTTTCCCACAGAGAATATCAAATAATTGAATCTCTCACCATGTTTTCTTTCAAGCATATGAAATCCTGATATATTGTTTTACCCGGTTGTCGTGACGGATGTGAGAAGATATAGATTAACAGATGAATGAATAAGAAGAATTGACACAGAGATTTAACGTGGTTAACCCTTAGAGTTTAGTCCACGGGCAAAGAGAGTACTTTATTGATGGAGGCTAGATTTTCAGAGTACAATTCGTGCTACACAATAGGGTAAAACCCTAGatgtatatataagaaagtCTGTAATGAAACTTTCCATATTTCTCGGATTTGGGTACTATCGACCGATACGATAGCACGTCTATCGATCGGTACTCCCCTTTCATATATCGCCCGATCCATGACGTCTGGATCGCCCGATATAACTCAGCTCGCAGATTCAAGGCATATTTTAACAAATCTCCACCTTGACTTGAATCCTCCATAATCAGATGTACCAGAATGCACTTCTCTGTGCTCAGAATACAGATGTACCAGACTCCCTCTTTGCCTCAGATGTTCCGTCGAACTCAGACGTCAGATGTCCCGTCGGACTCAGATGCTCCTCAGAGCCAGATGCCCCTTAGGGCTAGATGCCCATCAGGGCCAGATTAACAGCTTGAGATGTTCAGCAAATCAAGACAATGCTTGAACTTGCTGTGAGGAACCGCCTTAGTGAACATATCTGCAGGATTATCAGCTGTTCCTACCTTCTTCACTTCAAtcctcttttcttctctcaGAAAATGATATCTTACATCAAtatgtttggttctctcatgatGAACCTGATCCTTGGCTAAACAGATAGCACTCAAGCTATCACAGAACACAGTAGCCTGATCATGATGAAGACCAAGATCACTGACCAGCCCTCTTAACCATATCGCCTCCTTAGCAACTTCTGTCAATGCCATATACTCTGCCTCAGTAGTAGACAAAGTCACCGTCGACTGCAAAGTCGCCTTCCAGCTCACAACAGAACCACCCAGAGTAAATACATAACCAATCATAGATCTCCTACTGTCCACATCTCCTGCATAATACCAATCAGAATAGCCTATAACCAGGCTCAGATCCTTGTCTTCATAGACAAGATCAACATCATATGTACCTTTAAGGTACCAGATTGACCTCTTTTGGCCAATCATCTTGCGTCTCTGAAACTGTCGTACCGAACGATGCATAagtgctggtgtcgatcgattttccTTTGTCTTGTCTCTATAGACAAAACCAATCTCAGATGTACCCTTGAGGTACCAGAAAGTCTTACATTCAGAATTCAGTAGCTCTTTCAACTTCTGAACATCACACATTTTCTTGACAACTATCATCTTGATATCTACATACAACACCAGATAGATATGCGAAACATCCTCCACCTTGCTCATGTAAATACAACAGTCATAAGGACTCATGTCGTAGCCCAAACTGACCCTATAGCTATCCAACCTCTTATACCACTTGCAAGTCACAACCTTTCTCCCAAGTAATAGTGTAACCAGATCCCATGTGTGATTCTTCTCGTAAGATTCCATTTCAGCTTCCATTGCAGCAAACCATCTCTCAGACGCATAACTCGAAATAACTTCTCTGTAAGTGGATGGCTCGTAAGTATCCACTTCCTCTGCAACCTGTAGTGCATAACCCACCATATCTTCAAATCGATATCTCGCTGGTGGCCTGACATCAACTCTCCTTGGTCTGTCTTTAGCAATACTGCGTTTTTCAGACCCAACATGTTGATTTCCAGAATAAGAAGACTTTTGCTCCTCATCAGACAACGATCGCTCGATCTCTTCTTGCAGATTGATTGATCTCGTGCTGTcggacatcgatcgatactgttcgTCTGACGTCGATAGACACTAACCATCCGACGTCGATCGACATTGTTGATctgtcgtcgatcgacactgatCATCTGAAATCGGTAGACACAGATAATTTGTCGTCGACCAACATTGTTGATCCGACTGCACTTCCTGCAGCTCCACCTGCTTGTCAAAACCCTCTGTAGCCCATAACATCTTCTCTGAACCATTATTTGAAAGCATGCACCTCACTCTCTCATACAAAGTTTGGTTAATTCTCTTTGCTACACCATTCTTATTTGGTGTATCCCTGATTGTAAGATGCTTAGTAGCTCTTGCATCCTTACAAAACTGACTGAACTCTGATGAACAGAATTCCAGACCATTTGCTGAAACTGTAGAACCTTCCAACAAATACAGAGTACCATGAATGAAACCTCTCAGAATCACATCTGAACCCCTGTAGACACTCAGAACCCCATCTCCACCTGAATATTTGAAACCTCTGCTATCCAAAAGACTAACTGAGATCAAGTTCTTGGACATAGCTGAAACATGTCTAACTCTGGTTAATGTGCAAGCTTTACCACCATGTGCCCTGAGCTTTATAGAACCGATTCCTGCAACATCGCAAGCAAAGTCATTTGCCATCTTGATCTTGCCATCAGTCACTGCCTCATACTCTGAGAACCATTCTCTCCTTGGACACATATGATAAGATGCTCCTGTGTCTAGAACCCACACATCCCTATAATGTGTATTTCCATGAGCAACTAGAGCAATATCGTCATCAGACTTAGCTTCATTCTCTGCTACAGCAGCGGAATCAGCTTGTTTCTTCTTAGGACAATCAGATTTCCAATGTCCTTTTTCATTGCAATAATTGCAAATATCAGTTGGTTTAGGACCCTTTGAGAATGACCTTTTATCTTTCGACCTCCTGTCTTTCCCATAGTCCTTTCCACCACCTACAAACAATCCAGAAGCTTGATCGTCTGTACCAGAACCAGATGCCTTGTGACGCAACTCCCTATTGTGAAGTGCCGACCTGACTTCCTCCAAACTCACTGTATCCTTACTCCCTATGAATGACTGAACAAaattctcataggagtttgGTAGTGAAACCAACAAAACCAGCGCCGCATCCTCATCCTCCACCTTAACATCAATATTCCTCAGATCCAACATAATGGAATTTAGACTGTCAAGATGATCCTGAAGCTGTGTAGCTTCCTGCATCCTCAAAGCGAAGAGACGTTGTTTCAGAAATAACTTCTTAGTCAGAGACTTTGTCATATATAGACTCTCTAACTTCGACCACAAACCA from Raphanus sativus cultivar WK10039 chromosome 8, ASM80110v3, whole genome shotgun sequence includes:
- the LOC108822455 gene encoding TPR repeat-containing thioredoxin TTL1, whose product is MSPSGKPVPPRDSLTTSEINKPDFRELDLGSPVSPLRSQPRGLTTTTTTSSSSSSSSGSLTRQQHPPVISRSGSVRGGSSSTQSGSSSGNQTRSDSVTSNSTSSATSPSSNVLPTGNICPSGKIQLTGMTQSRSRSDVLGSGTGTYGHGSIMRGGGGSSGVSPAKTVAPVTSRSGETVWKKAVLGSDAEEVKRVGNEMYRKGLFGEALKLYDRAIALSPANAAYRSNRAAALTGLGRVGEAVKECEEALRLDPNYGRAHQRLASLLIRLGQVDSGRKHLCFLGKPSDPMELQKLEAVEKHMSKCADARRVGDWKAALMEVDAAIVSGADFSPQLGMCKVEALLKLHRLDAAQSKLLEAPKVEPFPASCSQTRFSGMSCEAYTYYVKAQVEMALGRFENAVMAADKASQIDPRSNEVATLQNTVTLVARARVRGNDLYKSERYTEASSAYAEGLRLDPCNAILYCNRAACWFKLRMWERSIEDCNQALRFQPRYTKPLLRRAASYSKMERWAAAVSDYEALRKELPHDKEVAESLFHAQVALKKSRGEEVLNMEFGGEVEEVYSREQFKAAMNLPGVSVIHFSTASDHQCKQLSPFVDSLCTRYPSIHFLKVDIDKCPSIGNAENVRVVPTVKIYKNGTRVKEIVCPSKEVLEYSVRHYSS